A DNA window from Haloactinospora alba contains the following coding sequences:
- a CDS encoding class I SAM-dependent methyltransferase, with the protein MTVVWLSQRYIWRCPASTVRSLYERNVGERHLDIGPGTGYYVSRAPVPENGVVHLLDLNEVPLRRAAGRVKKRETRIHIADALGEFPLEDASLDSVGCSMVMHCIPGDMATKSAMFDEVARVLRPGGRFFGATILSDGVDNSRAARKVLDVYNNSFDNAFHNTKDSFADLQRELENRFTDVDVRCCGSAGVWEVSAK; encoded by the coding sequence TTGACCGTCGTCTGGTTGAGTCAGCGTTACATATGGCGTTGTCCGGCGAGCACAGTGCGTTCTCTTTACGAGAGGAACGTCGGTGAACGTCACCTGGACATAGGCCCTGGAACGGGATACTACGTTTCTCGTGCGCCGGTACCGGAGAATGGTGTGGTGCATCTGCTTGACCTGAACGAGGTCCCGCTCCGGCGCGCGGCAGGGCGTGTCAAAAAGAGAGAGACGCGTATTCACATCGCGGACGCTCTGGGAGAGTTTCCGCTGGAGGACGCGTCACTGGATTCGGTGGGGTGCTCGATGGTAATGCATTGTATACCCGGAGACATGGCCACGAAATCCGCCATGTTCGACGAGGTGGCGCGGGTGCTGCGTCCGGGAGGACGGTTCTTCGGCGCCACGATCCTGTCGGACGGTGTCGACAACAGCAGGGCAGCGCGAAAAGTCCTGGACGTGTACAACAACTCCTTCGACAACGCGTTCCACAACACCAAGGATTCCTTCGCGGATCTCCAGCGGGAACTGGAGAATCGGTTCACGGACGTGGACGTCCGCTGCTGCGGTTCGGCCGGAGTCTGGGAAGTGAGTGCCAAGTGA
- a CDS encoding styrene monooxygenase/indole monooxygenase family protein — MEHEAGLDFWSDQAPEYNWVDLSLRAPGQPPLDISGKQSAGPGVSVERRVKMADWMEYFEDRGGKVVIHGVTVSDLDYFARMYDLVVVAVGSGELGELFPNDPSRSGGAQTGVLSQAILHGVAPSDKGEQRVSVISTPGGEVVCTPILTSAGPATSVFTMARPGSELDGSADVVGRGSEAMLRAMMGRLTEHVPDIAERCRDATLVDDNAMLMERIVPAVHRPVGMLPSGGLVMGMADAVVTSDPVSAQGWANSTICAQKFADAILARGEAPFDAAWMNETFDSFWEEQGKHAATFSQMVTGFWSGDVPDHFGELLPAVTEHQEIADRWISGFNDPGDYEKWMFDPDSCRDYISRVAQQSSE, encoded by the coding sequence ATGGAACATGAGGCGGGGCTCGATTTCTGGTCCGACCAGGCCCCCGAGTACAACTGGGTCGACCTCTCGCTACGCGCTCCGGGCCAACCGCCCCTCGACATCAGCGGGAAACAGTCAGCCGGGCCGGGAGTGTCGGTCGAGCGGCGCGTGAAGATGGCCGACTGGATGGAGTACTTCGAGGACAGGGGCGGCAAGGTCGTCATTCACGGCGTTACCGTATCGGACCTGGACTACTTCGCCCGTATGTACGATCTGGTCGTCGTCGCAGTGGGATCGGGGGAGCTCGGCGAGCTGTTCCCCAACGACCCCTCGCGTTCGGGCGGCGCGCAGACGGGAGTGCTGAGCCAAGCGATCCTGCACGGTGTCGCACCGAGCGACAAGGGCGAACAGCGCGTCAGTGTGATCTCCACTCCGGGCGGCGAAGTGGTGTGCACCCCGATACTGACCTCAGCCGGTCCCGCCACCTCCGTGTTCACCATGGCCCGTCCCGGTTCGGAACTGGACGGGTCGGCCGACGTGGTGGGGCGGGGAAGCGAGGCGATGCTGCGGGCGATGATGGGGCGGCTCACCGAGCACGTTCCCGACATCGCGGAACGCTGCCGCGACGCCACCCTGGTCGACGACAACGCCATGCTCATGGAGAGGATCGTTCCCGCTGTGCACCGCCCTGTCGGTATGTTGCCCAGCGGCGGTCTCGTCATGGGGATGGCCGACGCCGTGGTGACCTCCGACCCGGTGAGCGCCCAGGGGTGGGCCAACTCCACGATATGCGCGCAGAAATTCGCCGATGCGATTCTCGCCCGAGGCGAGGCCCCGTTCGACGCCGCTTGGATGAACGAGACGTTCGACTCCTTCTGGGAGGAGCAGGGCAAGCACGCCGCGACCTTCTCCCAGATGGTGACCGGATTCTGGTCCGGGGACGTCCCGGATCACTTTGGGGAACTTCTTCCCGCCGTCACCGAGCATCAGGAGATCGCCGACCGCTGGATAAGCGGGTTCAACGATCCCGGTGATTACGAGAAATGGATGTTCGATCCGGACTCGTGCCGCGACTACATTTCTCGGGTGGCGCAACAGTCCTCCGAGTGA